The Crassostrea angulata isolate pt1a10 chromosome 1, ASM2561291v2, whole genome shotgun sequence nucleotide sequence TGCAGCGACCTACAaaatatcacggactgcacgaaataatcatgatgatgtctgactcaaagtctcacaggagacgatttggctgtttcttttagctaacgcacttatgtacattaacagtaatttagtgaattttacatacttttcataatcagtttattaattggTTAAGGTGGAATATCCCTCTGATAAaagagataacttctgtagaaaataatctCACTTTGTTTCTGGTAACTCACAATTATTAAGGCATGTAGCAATAAGGGAAGCGGTGTTGGGCCCCAATTTATGTTGGAAGGcgacatttatttaatattcaattataaaaaaaaaaaaaaaaaaaaaaggaaattttaacCAAACCAACCAAACCCAAACTTTTGGCAAGtgtaaaaagtaaagaaaactttcacaaaaaaaatgtaagaagcgaattatatttatcaaaattttaatgggGCAGTGTATACCCGTGTATACCCCTTCCCCTCCCCCAttggattaatttttttttaaagaaatattactaAATTTTCAGTACATGAACAGTACgtgtttgatgttttaggccATAGAATTTTGGATGAAATTTGCTCTCTCCCTCCCCATTTATAGCTCGTTCACAAAGGTAATGAATTATAATTGAGAAAAACTTGACCAAGACAATTGCAAACTCTAGACTTAATTATCATCGTTTGAATcataacatttcaaatatttaaaattgaatatggGTTTTCTTATCTGAGAGAGCAGATATGGgacaacaaaattaaacaaataatgatATTACATTATATTCAAGACAATATATCCCTTTATTGAGATCATACCAATTACTggaagatcattcatttgatcCCCTTTTAGTGTTATAACAAAATGCTCTCACGACTGgttaacattttaacatttctaAAACATATGGATCCATTCACACGAactattatcttatccaaatttaaaaacagaaaacatttCTGATTAATTAGAAACTGTGGCAATTTATTAAGTACTGTATGTGAAATCTGTATGTAAAACCCTCAATAgtctatgataaagaaagataactcttgctaaTTGAGgcaatttttgttacaaaactATGCAACAAAGTGCTCTTCTGAACTAAAAAGCACCGCTTCATTATGTTTTCTAACATGAATTggcaatatatataatatatatataatatatacatatatatatatatatatatatatatatatatatatatatatatatatatatatatatatatatatatcatttacatttaatatttttaattttacgctgcgatggtaaaattttgctttttcttttcactatgtctagttttcttcataaCATGATTAgacacattatcaatttttgaaaaatctagcagcgcttcatCACTTCAACTTTGTTTTATCTTAATCTATTGAtattgactttcatgaaaatcaatatgaaattttttttgaaaaaatatggtaaaattaatagcagagggatattacaccttaaaagagaaaaatgttaatataaacaataaaatgctttctttgatgattcatacgggttataaaggtagcgatcattgcagaaaaaatttacacaagttatgtattttttctgcaaagtcgctaccttcatatcccgaatgaatcaccaaagaaagcattttattgtttaaatattcacCTCGCCTCCGGctcggtgaatattgtacttcttTGGTAGCTTAATCATCGTATTGACCtaaaaaaaacagcaataattgtataaatatacaattactGCTGTTTTTGAGGTCAATACGATGATTTCGCTGAACACCAGCAatgattgcaatttttttttattttttggaaatataacCCCCAAagagaaatgataattttcctgaaaCTTTTGCTAAGATTTGACatggaaattgataatttgaagaaatcaaacaaatatttatagtttgaactattatttagttatgattttaatacagtattaATTTGAACACATGACTATAGTATGTCTATatagtgactataaaagtaaaatccaagtcaaagtttgaaaattcttgctttactggtggcttcaaaggccagtacataatgaacacaacaaccgatgttacaaaatttttgAGCAATCAAATCATAacgcaaataaaataaaaatatagtaatgtcatctttccaaaactttgcatacaaatagacatacacttaatgtctcatttaaatgtaaatttaaaaaaaaacctattttattcaataagtttatttggcattgtaaaatataaatatacttttagAATTAATACGTGATGCAGAATTTTAAGACTAGAGGTGACcgaaaatggctacccaaaactaaggagcgaacctctttaaacatcacaaaatttaatggaaaaacacagtagaatgtaaacataatacattgtaatactttcatgttaaatactgaaatctgattggttaagacgcagttcataatccgttctattaccctcagcgttagcaacacacttagcaacgggtaacattaaaaattgttacatgcgcgaaaattatgcccatgcggttcgctgtagaattcacgttattcctatataaaagcagtaaaattttcttaaaaattaagacattcagtataacaaaataaatagtgcctgtttgggaggataacagttgaaattgacacccctcgaaaaccattgtcaacctccgcttcgcgtcggttaacaatggttttctcggggtgtcaatttcaactgttaccctcccacacaggcactatttatataatatcatgtcGTATCAATAATATTGCTATCGTGAAAATTTATACCTATAGGGTTGTTTAATTATTCAGATAACATTTGTGAAATAAGtttacttaaaaataattttttaacattgcaatatataagaaaatcaagaaaaaaaattcacattaatATAATAACAGAGATGGAGATGTACAGTATATGTCATGTAGCGTGCTATTAATGATCgtataaattcaaaatagtCGCCATAGTAACATGACGTTTAAAAGAAACATTTGTCCAAAtaatctgaaacttgtgtcaAATAATGAAGAAATCCCAGGGGATTGGGTAGAATCTCAATAAtaggtcgaatttttacatataaaaaaaaacaaaacaaccggacaaaattcatataaaacagCTAGTCTCTTGACATTTTGCCTATTAGTCTGAGATTTGTATGCAAACATCAGCAGAGATCATGGTCCCTGGAAATTAGATGGGGTTTAAAATACGAGATTTAAATTTCACTTAAAACTATATAGAGAAATTATAAATCGAAACACTAATCTCAAATACCATTTGATCTGTATAGTCTTAAACTTGTGTGCAATCATCATCAGATAGTGTAGTTCAAACTTATttaaatcatgacccccggagaTTCTATGGAATACGAGGTTAAAATTATACTtagtacattaaaaaaaatacggtGTCTGTGGATTAAAATGTCTTGTCACCTTATGGACTCGCGTATGGGTCTCAGCTCTTGCTTTGGTTGTATACATTTTCACTCTCTATAACCAGCGAGACCCCATACATGTCGCTGTCATTGGTGTGGTCGTATACGTCCTCAGTATCAGACACCCTTTTAGAAACCTGATCCGCTCGCGCGTATTCATTCTGATTTACTGGGTTTTCGGACATGTTGTAAAAGTTATCTTCTTGCACTTTCGTTTTTGACCGCTTTTTCCCAAGAATATCATACTCGTTTTGGCTCTCATAATACATGTCTTCCTCTGTTCCCTTGCCATTTACGACTGAATATTTATCAACTGAAGACTGAACGTTTTCGTCAAGTACTTTAGACAGTGAGTTGGTGACTTCAGATGTTGCCCGGTCCTCTTTATGTCGATTTCGTTTCCATCTGTCAAAAATAAGATTTCACTCGTCACAGATTTTCAAAGTCAGGATGATGTGAAATGCGACCTTaagtaaaatgacaaaatttcggatttttaaaaaaattgtgccTGTAcctaattttttatgtattaatgtaaaaaatgtaatttttcatccaaaattgcacatttttttaactattagactgaaatacttcttatccattatgatatctatcttaatcaaatgattttctgctaatttgagaaaatatttcaaggtgtagtgagccaccttaatttCTGCTTATAGCTAGGACCCGCTTATTTTCTTCAATTGTATTCATTGCAAGGACAGGGTcacaaaaaagaacaaaaataactGCTTGACGGTCTACAAAATTATCGGTAGTGTGtcaattattcaaaaataaagcaaTCAAAGTTATTCACACTAATCAACGTGTGTCACTTTTTATCACTattctttcttttgtaaaattatcaaaatcattgttaatttttctgtaatttaacGTATAAAAAAAACGCCGTTTAAAACATTCGTTTAGAGATATCacccttttaaagaaatgtaatAAACTGCTACCTATGTattagatttacatgtaccttgtgTAAAGAAGCAGCACGATGAAGACGGTTGCGCTGGCCAGCACCCCTCCCACAACGCCCCCGACTATCACAGCGGTATGATTCTGATCTGTAACCCAAAAGAAAAGACATTTATACCAAAAACAATAAACAGCACAACTAGATTTCAAcgaatcaaaaaataaaacaaaaccagAAATGAAATAATAGAACAGCCCTGAAATAGTCTTTTTTTAAGGACATTTCCAGAGTTAGTTACAGCAATAATTACTAGGAAATAGTTGATTTTGAGAATAATAAACACATTAAAATCTCAACAAGTCTCCTAACACAGAGGTAGATTTTCCATCACAAGTTTTAATGAACTctttatacaattttaaaaaaaatcactttctaTCACAGTTATTGAAGGATCAGACCCTACCATTGAATACCGCCCGTTACGTGCATAAAAGAATACGTGAAAAATTCTGATTACATGTAGCAAATACTATGTTAAAAGGGTATTAAACCCCCAAAAACCTATATTCTTACTGTCTTACCGTTTGGGTCCTCGTTTGTGCTGTCTGACGGGATGGTTTTACCATTCCTTCCCATTCCATTGGGCAACTGAAATAGTTACTTTCATTTAACCTTAGATATTGGAATCAAAATAAACGCAATACACATTAAAACTGAATTATGGATAGATTACCATGTAATTTAAACTACATATACACAATATCAATGTACAGTCAAACATAACACATATTCAGAGCTGAAAAAACAGTGAGGTTTTTCTTCTAATATTTGGTTAATGGAAAATGGAAattgtgtaaaattattttttttcgacAACTATCGGATGCTAATATGCATGTCTAATTGAAaacatattcttaaattttttcgACTCCCAGacttaaaaaatgtttcaatatgattgaaatggcgttgcttgagTTGGTGCCGGTAGTTGAGAACGATGCCACCACATACTTCCAGAAGATTCTcgattttttttgtagaatgaaccctttgaaaccatcttcgctagccaagtaTAAGGGTTTCCAGTCCACTCCGCTCCACATTTATGGGGAacggagtggaccgaaaacccttgacTAGCGAAGATGTTTGAAACCAGTATAAACATTATAGCTGACTGATTTTCATGGTAAATTTTCATTCAGCCGTCCTGTAAGATACCTtaagtaaaatttttaagaCATATTGCATATTCATGcaatctaatacatgtatttctcaaatatatctttaagctttttttaaaataaattttgctgTTCTAAAATTGCCAAGGTTGCGTAGTTTGTTTTGTGTAGCTTTTCTGGGAAGGCTGTAGAAGTTATGTACGACTCACCACACAAACGGTATATCTAGCAGTCGAGCAGTTCAAATCTGTTTGTATAATACCCGAACTGGTGTTAAAATACTCGCATTTCTCTAGTGCATCAGGCCTAATGGAATACCCTATGAAagaaacaaatcaatttttttttccaggacGATTTTGAGTAAACGTCCCAAGAAACAAATGTAGTCATGCTCTATAGAATTACATTTTTCGGGGGTGGGGTGTATTTTTACCTTGGTCCAGTGTTTGAAATGACTGCCTCCTGATCCCAagccaaaaaacaaaaacatttggaaATCGTTTACGAATTTCCCCACATTTACtcataacatcatttaaatTTGCTCTTCCATCCAAATAGCCATTTCCTTTGTCGCACTGATCATAAGAAACGATCCAGTTAGAGGCACCCATGCCTGTAGTAATAACACACAATATGAAATCATAAATTACACAAActaataattcataaattacaCAAACTAATAAACCTGGTATAGTACACGATTgtaattaatttatcaatttttacttACTAACGTTTTGAGAACAGAAAGGCTCTAATGTCTTTGAACAACTTTCGTTCATATACCCTTCGTTGAAACTACATTCTATTTTGATGCAACGATATTTGGACCcttctgtattaaaaaaaagaaaggaaagaGAGTAATGATCATTCAAAAGAAGATGTGATTCAGTTGTCATAAACAATTAAGTACAAAGAGATCATACGATATAAGATAtctgtcaaaatatataaagattGGTCTTCTCCCAATACCCCTATACTCCAACCAATAATATAGGCTATATCAGTCAGCAGTTATGCTTTAGTGgtgcttttaaaaaacaaaagaaatacaagttattttcaaaatcaaaggAAATAACACATGATACTCTATTTTGAAATGATGACTGTGCtttttaagttataaatatCGTCTAATTGACGAAGTTGGAAATATATGTTCCTTGTAACTACTAGTACTACACAAGTTGTTTACTATtaaatggtatatatatatatatcatttgtaTAAATTACCATGTTTTTGGGGATGATATTTTTAGTGATAAGTTTCCAAAAACTAAATGGTGTCTGCGGTGTTGCCTTACTGTCAATGAAGAATCAGCTTCCATTCTACCAACTATTACTTCCATCAAgaattttattaacaaatattacTTAGTTTTAGTACCGTCTTATCTCCACCATCATTAAAAGAGTACCAAATATCATCTCGAAGCTCTGCTCTCGGAATTGTTTGTGACAAACACTTATGTAGCATAATGTATAACATACGATTGTTAAATCTTTAAATCTTATTATCTAACTTGTTATACCACGGGAAGTTCGTAAAAGTTGTGATCTCCGAAATATGCGTAAGATGATTTCCCCAATATAACGTAAGATCGTCAATAAATATTCTCATTGAATCCGGGAAACTGATGAGGGTACGTGTATAGAAGCCATTTAACGATGGAAAACAATGTTTCTGTCGCGGACATTGAACATCTGGAAAGATTATGGCATCAGGAATTTACCAGACATCTTTTCCCGAGTCTGGTGCATTTATTTTTGTGCCTGGTTGCTGGAGTGAGCGGAAACATTTTTGTGTTTGTTGTTTATCAGGTTAAACTTAAAACGACCGAAAACAGGTTATTCATACCCTATCTAGCAGCCGTAGACTTTTCAGCGTGTGTGGTAACAACAGTTTTCTTCATTTTGGACGTTACGCATTACGTTAACTTTCCATCGCAAGTACTGTGCAAAGTGTTTTACTTTTTCACTTATTTTGTCGTTGCGGCGTCATTGCTGTTACAGTTGGCCATTGCTCTAAGCAGATACATTAAGATATGCCATTCGAAGAGGAACTTTAATTTTCAACGATTTGAAAAGATGGCGATTATTGGCAT carries:
- the LOC128165929 gene encoding uncharacterized protein LOC128165929; this translates as MAAKLNFVIAFSFCFILGANANRLFVPLEVGSWIEGQRLCAEKGGRLLNTNDFSFYLEETLKNFEPGRNFWIGDVQRVSELIHIEGCYDRSSIQAMLSSSILFTSALTPARCQEVCWNEYNSSYFAIKQEECYCLQVLKDITSLNLTSVAKCDYKCNTKEPPRACGSKDGGDVDALSVYKSSMVPEGSKYRCIKIECSFNEGYMNESCSKTLEPFCSQNVSMGASNWIVSYDQCDKGNGYLDGRANLNDVMSKCGEIRKRFPNVFVFWLGIRRQSFQTLDQGYSIRPDALEKCEYFNTSSGIIQTDLNCSTARYTVCVLPNGMGRNGKTIPSDSTNEDPNDQNHTAVIVGGVVGGVLASATVFIVLLLYTRWKRNRHKEDRATSEVTNSLSKVLDENVQSSVDKYSVVNGKGTEEDMYYESQNEYDILGKKRSKTKVQEDNFYNMSENPVNQNEYARADQVSKRVSDTEDVYDHTNDSDMYGVSLVIESENVYNQSKS